Genomic DNA from Ictidomys tridecemlineatus isolate mIctTri1 chromosome 6, mIctTri1.hap1, whole genome shotgun sequence:
ggggggtggggggctgcagCCCCGGAGGGCGTGGCCCATGTGGGCGTGACCTGGGAGGGCGTGGCCCGGGATGGCTGGTGGGTGTGGCCTAGGAGGGCATGGTGGGCGTGGCCTGGGAGGACGTGGCTTGGTGGGAgcgccgccccctccccccccacactgGCTCCACAGGCAGCAGCAGGTGGGTGGACATGGCCGCCAGGGTCTCTCCGCCCGAGGCCGCTCCTGTCCAGCTGTCGGGCTCTCAGTCTGCAACTTGTCCTCGGAGGCTCCCGACCTCTAGCATCAGCTTGTCGGAAGACAACCCAGCGACTGGAAGGCTCCAACTCGGCCCGCATCGGTCCTGACAGCTCCTGGTTTGCCCCTGTCCCCAGGGATACTTCGGTCTTCCCACCGAGCAGCCGAAGTCCGGGGAAGCCATGGACAAGAGGACAAGAGGGAAGTGGCGAGGGCAGAATGCTCAGGGCCGGGCGCTTGGGGCCTCGGGCTGGTGCCAAAGGTCTTTGAACACAATGCTGCTGAGCTCTTGGGGACACCGCAGCGGGCGTCTGGGGTCACCTCCCTTAAGGCACTGCCCGTGCCCCTCCCCAGGGTCCCTCCCTCTCACTGGATGGTGCACTTGTCCCTCTCCCGGGCCTGGCCCTCCCGAAGGACCTTGGCCTTGATGTACTTGAGGTCGCTGTTGACGCTGGGGCGGCGGGCGAAGGGCGACACCATGCCGTAGGCGCCCGTGTCCTTGACACGGCGCATGCAGAAGGGCCGGGGGTGGAAGGCGTCGCCGTGCTGCACCGAGATCTTGCGGTGCAGCGCGGGGCTCATCTCGTGGGGCAGCTTGGCCATGCTGAAGAGCACATAGAACATCTCGTCGACGTTGGTGTTCTTCTTGGCCGACACCTCGAAGTAGGCACAGTTCTCGTCGCCCGACACCAGCAGCTCGGCCTCGGTGGCGGGCACCTGGCGGCACAGCTCGCTGTGGTCGTTCTTGTTGCCGCAGATGACCATGGGCAGCTCGGCCGCCTCCTTGGTCTTATTCTTCAGGCAGGACTTGACCTCCAGGATCTGCTTTTGGAGGCGCTTGACCTCGTCGAAGGACTCCCGGTTGTCCAGGCTGAAGACCAGGATGAAGACATCGCCTGCGGGAGAGAGCGAGGCGTCAGCACGCACTGCCCTCCCAGCCGCTCGCCAGCCGCTCCCCCGCAGCAGCTGCTGCCTACAACCCGGGAGAGTGAGGGAACCCCCGCGGCTCTGGGGTAGCTGCTGTTAATCTCCCCATCTGAATGCGACtgcagggctgggggcaggggaccTGAGGACTTGAGGGGACTGTAGAGTGTTAGCAATTTCCAAGGATGCTCTCAGATTTCAGGAGAGTCGAGTCCTGCCTGTCCTGCTCGGTGCATGTCCCGGGGACACGCAGCAGGAGCTCAGCAAACACCCGTGGCCATAGTTAAGGTCCAGATGCTGGCACCAAGGGCCCCAGGTGCGCATGCTCCTCCTCTGCTTACACCTGGCCTGGTGTGGCCTGCGACTCTCCAGCTCAGTTTCTTGTCTGGACAGCCTACTGGGTTATCTTGAGAGTTCCTGGAGATGATGAATGCAGGTGGCACGCACTCAGCCTTCTCGAATGTCAGTGATGACAAGGACAGGCAGCTCTTTGAGCTCCCTGTTGGCTGCTCCCTAACTCCCCGCAGCACCTCCGTGAGGGAGATTTCATTACTTTCCTGTTACAGGTGAGCAAACCAAACTCACAAAGGGCAAGCaacctgtccaaggtcacacagcttaaATGCCAAGCCAGGATTGCAACCCGATTCTGTCCTCGTCTGGCCCacgcctggcacacagtaggtgctcccTCTTGTTGAATAAATCATGAAATGAGCAGGTGAACGTTACCTCCAAGGCCCTTGCTTCCTCCATTACAGCTCTCAGCATCACTTAAAACAATGACTCTGAACAGTGACTGGAAGCGGGAAGGGGCGGCAAGCGTGTGGCCAGCACCTCCACGCTCCTGCCCAGGTCACAGTTCCTATGACGGTCACCAACTCATTCTCCAGGCTTCTTCTCACTTTCGCTTAGACTCAGAGTCCCTGTCTCACAGGCGAGGGAACAGGAGGTGGCCCTGGGACGTATCTTCGGGAGGAGATGGACAAGCCCAGCTTCTGGCAGAACCACCACCTTCTCCCTCTGGGCCCAGGGCCCACTGGTCCCCCATAATCGAGCATGTCAAGTTCAGAACAGCGTCTGGCTGCGGTGTGCTCTGAACAGGGGGATCAGGGGCATGGGACTCCATCCCAGCCGGGGCCTGCACTCAGTGCTGGCCGCAAGGCTGGCTGGGCCCAGGAGGGGCCTGTGAAGGACCTCGCTGTTTTGAATGGCACCAGCAAGGCAGCCCCAGCCCGCCCACCGCTTCTGCCCATCAGGCACATCTCAGCCCTGGAGGACGCGGCAGCCTGACATTTTTAAACTCGACACGGACCAAAAGCCCGGCCAGGCGGCAGCTGGAGAGAGAGCCGGCTTAATGGCTTCCAGAATTCCCTGCACACCAGCCCCAGGTCAGAAAACGAGGCACCGGCTGGAGAGGGAACAAAGCACCGCAGCAGATGTGCTCAGAGCGCCTGCGCCCGCACAGCGCAGACAGACCAGGGCGCTCGCGGCCGCAGGGACACGCATCTGAATGCCAATGTGCTCATAGAGGGCCTGGAGGAGTCACCCTAGACTGAAGGGGCAGCCACGGGGGGACGCAGCGGCCTGATGGGGACTGGGTCCTGGGCCCCGTCCTCTCTGTAGTGTGGGATGGAGGTGCGTCTGTGAAACTGGAAACTCACTTTGAAAACACACTCGGTCCTTCCCTGAGTCTCCCCGCACCTGCCCTGTGATACCCGTCCCAGAGCCCTCCCCAAGACTGGAAAAGCAGACACCAGTGACACCCGCTGGGCTGGAGGAGGCCCCTGTGCCTTCTTTCTATCCTCACGGTCACACAGGGGACTAAGGTCATGCCTGCATGAGGCTGAGACTCCAGAAGGCCACACATCTATCTGCCAATCAAGAGGCCGAGCCAGGATCTGAACCCAGGTCCACCCAGGGCCCCTGTCTACATGCTCCCTCTCTAGAATATGGGTGAGGTGGGGTCTGGGAGCAATCTAGGTCAGAGGATCAGCAAGGAGGCCTGGAGGAGGAAGCCACATGTCCGGGGCACTCACCTTGGGTCACCTATGAGCCTCCGTCCTGGTCAGGTGTGGAAAGAGGTGGGCAGGGCATGGCTCCCCGAGCAGCAGGCTCTCAGTTGTAATGCTATTTCAGTGCTACCTGGAGTCCTTGCTCAcaccctcccctctgcccagcaGGGGAGGGACACGGTGGAACATGACAGTGTAACCGAATTGGGCACACTAGGAACATCGACTCAATTTTAAAGCccagcatttattgagcattaaTGTCTGCTCACCCAGCACTTTACACGTggttaactcatttaattctcacggGACCTTTGAGCCGGGTGTGCACGTGATCCCAGTTtccagaagagaaaacagaggcacaGGGAGTTAAAGTCACTTGCCCCACAGGCCAAAACCAGGAAGCAGTGGAACCAGGACTGGGCCCCAGGCTGCCTTTGGACCTGCCTCTCAGCTGCTTGATGTGTTGGCCAGGGGGACATCTGCAGGAGCTCCCCCTGCACCTCCGTCCCTTGGTGGTAAAGGAGAGCCCAGCCATACCAGCGCTGGCCACCTGGAGCAAGTCACTTAATCTCTCAGCCTTATTTCCCCCTGTGAGCGGAGGCAAGCGCTTGTCTGGAATTTAGCTGCGAGGATTAAATGAACGCCCTGCCCACGGCTCCCATGAGTGGTTGTTACTACAGGGTCCCTTCCTCTTGCCTGACCGCTGCCTGGGTCCTGCCCTGACCCCTGGAGAAGTGGCAAAGGCCTGAAAGGTCAGGAACCTGAGCCCAGATGTGGTCCCCAAGGCTCTGCCGGGTCTACTCCCTGAGTGGGGAGGTGGCAGCTTGACACAGCTCTGTCCCCTGGACAGGAAGATTCCCAGTCCAGGCGGCTCCCGGCATGGCGCTGCCCCACCCGCGGTCTCACCTGTGAGGATGGACAGCCTCCGCATGGCGGGGAAGGGGTGGTTGCCAGAGGTATCCAGGATGTCCAGCTGGTACATGTCGCCGCGGATGTTGTAGACCTTGCGGTGGAAGTCCTCGATGGTGGGGGTGTACTGGTCCTCGAAGCGGCCGTTGAGGAAGCGGGAGACGATGGAGCTCTTGCCCACCCTGGAGGCGCCCAGCACCACCATGCGGTAGGAGTTCTTGGCGGGCACGCTCAGCGTGCAGTTCCCACTGGACAAGGTCTTCATCATGGCTCGGGGCTGTGGCAAAGCGAGGGGCAGGCGTCAGGAGGCCAgggcccagccctgccccctgGTCGTGGGCCCAGGCCTCCCTCACCCGCGCCCCCGCCCGGGTCTCAGTTTTCTGTCTGCAAAATTGCACCCGCGCCACCTGCATCTGCGTCCTGGCGTTCTTTACCCCCGTCCAGCCGCTCGCCCACTCGGTCACCCTCTGTCCACGCAGCCCCTGTCTGAGGACAGCACAGGATGTGAAGCCCCACCTCCCCGCCAGCGGCAGTCTGCGGAGGGTTTGGCACAGGCCTGGACCTCAGAAAAGCTAAGCACAGTTGGAACCAGGCCTTCTGTCCCCGGCCTCTCCAGAGCCCCTGGTCCTGGGGCTTGATCCAGAGGGTCCTCGCATGCATCTAAGGGTGCTGTGGCCCAGAAGGAGGGAAAGGCTACGGGGAGGGGAGGACTCCCCTCGGGCCTGAGCTTGGTGTGCCCAAGGCGGCCCCCACCCCAGTGCCCCAGCCTCCTCGCCCACCCTCACTTCCAGCCTCCCCACCCGGGCCACCagcctcctctctgcttcctgcccgTTTCTCACCTCCCAGCCCAGGGAGTTCGCTTGCCTTGGGGAGACCCAGAGGCCCGGGTGGGGGAACGGCCCAGGGACAACTGGACCTTCCCCCACACCTCCCCGGGGCCACCCGAGCCTCTTGGCCTCATGGGAAAAGCTAAAACAGATCCAAACTGAACCCCAAGTGGAGACAAGCAAGCAGCCAGCCCCAGAGGCCCACCCGGCCCAGCCCACCTCCCTTGGCCCTCTCTTCCTCTGACAGCTCCACCAGAATTCCCCCAGGACCCCGGACCCCACCCTCTGCTTCACTAGTCCCTCCCCCAGTtaccctccccctctccctgcagGGCCCCCTTCAAATGCCTCCCGTCCCACAGGGCTCCCTCCCCTCTAGGGAGCTCTCCAATCCAGAACTGCCCAGGGCACTGACCTACTGGGGCAGCAACACCCTGGCCTCTGCAAGGCGGGGCGCCACCTGAGGCTCCCGGCTGGGTGGCCAGTGAGTGAGGGCCACATGCCAGAGAAAGGGCAGCTGTGCAGCTCCCTGCGCAAGGAAGGCGCCGCCTCACCTCAACAAAGGGCTCTGTGTGCTCAGCTGTGGCCGGCGCCCCTGGGTGCCCCGTCAGCAGCCCCAGCCTCACCCAGGAACCCCAAGGTAATCGCCATCATTTCCTGTCTATGAAAGGCCACCTGCCCCTGGCAATGGCGAGCCCTCCTGGGAGTGAGTCCCTGGCAGGTGTCCACACCTCGCAGCCGGGCCGAGAGCCCCTGAGCAGTGACCATCCTCAAGACACCTCGAGAAAGCTCtgtttgattcatttatttactttagaGCCCTGGCTGGTGGCGTTCGTCAACTCCAGGGGTGCACACTCCCCTCACGGCCAACTCCCAGCTGCCAGCGACCTCAACACATGAACCGCAGAGATGCCCACAATAGGCGAGCTTGGCCCCGGCCCCCGGCCTGCAGCCACAATGACGGTCCACCAGCCGAGCCCAGGCTGTGCCAAGGACGGGGCTAAGTTTAGAGCCGTGATGACAGCTGACATTGATTTTGCATTCAGCACTGTCAGTGTTCTGAGGCTGCACACATAGTCACCAGCTCATCCTTTCGGTACCACCAGAAGGTGAGTGGCgagaaaacagaggcacagagaggttaagtcacttgATCACACTTGTTCAGCCAGTGACCAGCAGAGGGGGACTGGACCCCAGGCACCGCCTCTCTcccccactttacagataaggGCCCCGTGATCACAAGACTATGTGATGCACCCCCGGGTTAATGAGGGGCCTGGGCGGACAGGCCAAGCCCGGACCCCCACAGCCTCTCCCTCACACCAGTGCCTACGGCCATGACTAACCCCAGCCCATAAGGAAGGACCCCTGTGGTCTCCCCCCAAGCCCCGCCCCGGGGACCTCTCCCTCGCCCTGGACCCCAGCCTGGCTGGACGCTGAGGAGCTGGGGCAGGCAGCAGGACCCGCTCCGGCTCCGTGGAGCTGGCTGAGCTCCTCCAAGCAGAAGGGGAGGCCCCACCTCAGGAAGCCCCCTCCCCAAGTGCCCTGCAGGGAGCCTAACTCTGCTGGTGGTCACCTGGGTCTGGgcagaagagaggaaggggccagcaGCCCCAGGGACAGGTCCTGTCCATCACTGCCTTGGCCCAGCCTCAGCCCAGAGCCCTAGACGGGACAGCTCCAGATGGGACAGCCGGGCAGTGGGGGTGTCACCAAGGACTGAATGAACTGGAGCGTGAGAGGAGGCAGCAGGGGCCGGAGACAGAGGCGGGATGTGGGAAGGGGAGCCGGTCAGAGCGGCAGACAGGGGGGAAGGTAACCAGAGGCTTTCTTCCCTGGGAACCAGCGCCTTCACATGGCCCCAGCCACGTGGGGCGGTGATGCTCCAGGCACCTGGAGGCCAGGTGACAGGCCTCCCTCCGCCCCCACAGCCTCCCTCCGCCTCCCCAGGCGCGGGGGAGCGCTGCGGGGACCTGTGGCCGGCAGCCTCTGCCCTCAGCCAGGCAGACCCCACAGGGAGGAGCAGGCAGGGCTCAGAGTTTGGGGGCCTTTTGAGAGTCTGGTGTCCAACCTTGGAGGCCCAGAGACTGAACAGAACACCTGGATGTGGGCACTGACTGctgagtccccacagggccattCTGAGGGCAGCTGGGAGGCAGAATGTCCCTGGAACAGGAGCAGAGACGGGGTGCAGCTGACCAGCAGGCACCTCTCGCACCAGGCATGTGCCTAATTCCCACGACTTCACAACAGTCCAAGAGGAGGGCTCCCCTTGGGCCACTTGACTGATGGGGACACTGATGCTCAGAGAGGTTGAGTCACTTGCCCTGGGTCACACAGCAGATGactggctgggctgggctgagagCAGGCTTTTAGGCTCCAAAGCCTGGGCGCTTGGCACTGTGAAAACGCACCCCTCGGCCAACAGCGGAGTCTTTTGCTAAGCGGAGTCTGACTCAGTGAAGCCTCAGTTGGCAACAGGCACAACAGACCCCAGGcacattttatccttattctctCTGTCCCTCCAGGCAGCTGGGGGCAGTCACTACCCAGGACTCTCCTGCAAACTCTGCAAGTCAGCTCCCAGAGGGGCATCTTGGGTTCCCCTTCTGCCTTGCCTCTGTCCCCCAGGGCCTGCCTGGAAGACGGACAGGTCAGACAGGCAATGACAGCAGGATGAGTCTGGGTGTGCCCCTCCCCCGTGTGGTCCCCGGGGGGCTTGTCCCGTCCTGCCCACCACTGCTCCAGCCCCTCCATTAGGGTGCACCCCAGCCTCTGGACACACGTCAGTCACTGGCCTCCATGCCCTACCTCCAGGGTCCTGCGGACTTTGCAAAGCCAATCTCCCTGTCCTGGGCAGCTCTGGACGCAGAGAGCACACAGGCGAGAGCTCCCAGCAGACCAGCCCGGCCTCTCGCTGCCCACACCTGCCGCCCAGGTTGCACTGTTAAATGGGATGGTGCAGACACACCTAGCATGGACCAAGGTCCAGTGGGAGGTCAAGAGGCTGCTGCTGACCCTGGACGCAGCAGTCTTTGAGACATTTTCTCTTGGAAACGTGGGGCTACCTGGAGCAGCTAGGTCCGATGGAACTGGAGGTGCCGGCAGAGGACTAGCAGGGACCCCATCTTGTCCCTCTGATGCTAGGGGAGACCCGAATCAAGAGCCCCTGAGCTGGCCGTCCCTTCCCAGCCTGACCTCCCATCTTTCAGAGGTCCTGGCCAACATCCTCCATCCTCCTCCCAGGG
This window encodes:
- the Rasd2 gene encoding GTP-binding protein Rhes isoform X2 is translated as MMKTLSSGNCTLSVPAKNSYRMVVLGASRVGKSSIVSRFLNGRFEDQYTPTIEDFHRKVYNIRGDMYQLDILDTSGNHPFPAMRRLSILTGDVFILVFSLDNRESFDEVKRLQKQILEVKSCLKNKTKEAAELPMVICGNKNDHSELCRQVPATEAELLVSGDENCAYFEVSAKKNTNVDEMFYVLFSMAKLPHEMSPALHRKISVQHGDAFHPRPFCMRRVKDTGAYGMVSPFARRPSVNSDLKYIKAKVLREGQARERDKCTIQ
- the Rasd2 gene encoding GTP-binding protein Rhes isoform X1, with translation MPRAMMKTLSSGNCTLSVPAKNSYRMVVLGASRVGKSSIVSRFLNGRFEDQYTPTIEDFHRKVYNIRGDMYQLDILDTSGNHPFPAMRRLSILTGDVFILVFSLDNRESFDEVKRLQKQILEVKSCLKNKTKEAAELPMVICGNKNDHSELCRQVPATEAELLVSGDENCAYFEVSAKKNTNVDEMFYVLFSMAKLPHEMSPALHRKISVQHGDAFHPRPFCMRRVKDTGAYGMVSPFARRPSVNSDLKYIKAKVLREGQARERDKCTIQ